From Archaeoglobus sulfaticallidus PM70-1:
ACTGAAGGAGGGGGTCGCCGATCCCGAAGGTGAGTCAACAAAGAAGGCTTTAAAACTGCTTGGATTTGATAATGTAAAAAATGTGTCAACGAGAAAGGTTTTCAGAATTGAGATTGATGCAAAGAGTAGAGAGGAGGCTGAAAAAGAGATCAAACAAATGTGTGAGAAACTTCTCGCAAACCCAGTAATCCAGAGATATTCAATAAACTGGATATCCTGATGGTGGAGATTATGATTGAAAAGGTTCTGAAGAAAGTGGATGTGCCTTTTCCACTATATCAGATAGACATTATAAACTCAGATGATGAAATGCTGAAAGCTATCAGCGATGAACTCGGTTTATCGCTGAGCGTTGACGAAATGCGAAGAATAAAAGAATATTTCATCGCAAAAGGCAGAAATCCGTACGATATTGAGCTTCAAGCTCTGGGACAGGCGTGGAGTGAGCACTGCTGTTACAAGAGTTCAAAATATTACTTGAAACAATTCATCTTCAACATCGAGTCTGAATATGTCATCTCAGCAATAAAGGAGGATGCCGGTGTTGTTGAGTTCGATGAAGATCACGCTTATGTTGTTGCCTTCGAATCCCACAACCATCCTTCAGCCATAGAGCCTTACGGCGGTGCGGCAACAGGCATAGGTGGGATCTTGAGAGATGTTGTATGCATGGGGGCTAAGCCAGTAGCATTGATTGACCCCCTCTTTTTCGGAAAACCGGACTTTCCGCATTCAGTTTTGCCTAAGGGGACGAAGCATCCGTTATATCTGCTATCCGGAGTTGTTGCAGGAATAAGAGATTACGGGAACAGGGTTGGAATACCAACTGTCTCCGGAATGATATTCTTTGATAATAGCTATCTCACAAACTGCCTCGTCAATGTTGGATGCATAGGAATTGCGAAGAAATCGAATATTGTGCCAAGCAGGGCTGGAGGAGAGGATGACATATTCATCCTCGCCGGAGGTCTGACTGGGAGAGATGGAATACATGGTGTAACTTTTGCCTCAGCGGAGCTTAAAGAAACAAGCGAAGAGGAGTCGAGAGGGGCTGTACAGCTTGGTAATCCGATAATCAAGGAACCCCTGATTCATGCATGTTTGGAGGTAATAGAAAAGAAGTTGATCACGGGGATGAAAGATCTCGGCGGTGGAGGGCTTAGCTGTGCTGTAGGAGAGATGGCTCTGGCTGCTGGTTTCGGAGCGAGAGTGTTTCTGGACAGGGTGCCGCTAAAAGAGCCGGATATGGCTCCCTGGGAGATATGGGTTTCAGAGAGTCAGGAGAGGATGATGATCACCGCCAAGCCAGAGATGGTTGATGAGGTGCTGTACGTCTTCGAGAAGTGGGATGTGCCGGCAACCGTCGTTGGAGAGGTTAAGGCTGAGAAGACGCTTGAGGTTTACTACAAAGACTTCAAGGTTTACGACATGGACATAGAGTTCGTAACATCCGGCCCGGAATACTGCAGGAGTTACCTGCCGAAGAAAGTTGAGGTTAAGGGAGAGGAAAGGATAAATCCGCCAAAAGACTACCTGAGAGTTTTCAAGGATATGCTCCAGCACCCGAATGTGGCGAGCAGGGAATGGGTTATCAGGCAGTACGATCATCAGGTCAGAGCATCCACGATTTTAAGACCGCTGCAGGGGAGAATTAACAGGGAGACCCATGGAGACTCAGCAATAATCAAACCAACTGAATCGTGGAGGGGTCTGGCAATAACAGCAGATGTCAACCCCTGGATGACCAAGATTGATCCATTCTGGGGTACTGCAAGCTCATTCGATGAGATGATCAGGAACCTTATCGCTGTGAACTCAAAGCCCCATTCATTCGTTGACTGTCTGAACTTCGGAAACCCGGAGAAGCCAGAGAGGATGGGAGAGTTCGTTGAAAGTGTTAAGGCGATGGGCTGGATGGCTAGAGGTATTAACCTGCCGTGTGTTAGCGGTAATGTGAGCTTCTACAACGAAACACCCCATTCTGCTGTGGCACCAACTCCAACACTGCTGGGCATAGGTATTATAGAAGACATAAGGAATGCTATAACCTCATACTTCAAGAGGGTCGGAAGCTCAATAGTGCTTGTCGGAGAGACAGAAGCGGAGTTTGGTGGGAGCGTTTATTCGGCAGTTACTGGACAGAAAAGCTATCTCGTTCCAAGAACGAGCCCTGAAAGGCTTAAAACATACAGCGATGCCATGCTTGAATCCTTTAAGGAGTTCAAAGTTCTTGCATGCCACGACATCTCAGGTGGTGGTTTAGCTATCGCAATAGCTGAGATGTGCTTCGGAAAAGGTCTTGGAGCTGAGATCGATCTCAGGGGAATTGCTGGAGATGCCCATGTCAAGCTGTTCTCCGAATCGAACACCAGATGGATTGTTGAGCTACCAGAAGAGGATGCACAGGGGTTCATCGCTTTCCTCATGGAAAGAGGTTGCAGAGCTTTTGAGATAGGCTGCGTATCAAAAGATAGCATATCATTCAACGATAGCAACATTGCGTTCGAGATGGGCGTTAGCGAGGCGGAAGAGCTGTGGAGAAATGGTCTGTCGAGGTATGTGGTCTGAGGTGGTTTTTATGGAGCCAAGAATAGCTGTTCTGAGGATTGAGGGAACCAACTGCGAGGATGAAACAGTTAAAGCTTTGAAGGCCGCTGGAGCTTTTGCCGAGGCTGTGCATCTAAAGCAATTCTACAGCGACATGATAAAGGAGAGCGAGAAGAGGAAGATAACGGACTACACGGGGATTGTCATCCCTGGTGGGTTCTCTGCCGGAGATTACGTCAGAGCCGGAGCGATTTTTTCAGCAAGAATGAAGAGCGTTTTGAAGAGAGATCTTGAGGAATTCATAAACAACGATTTTCCTATTCTGGGTATATGTAACGGATTTCAGGTCCTGGTTGAACTCGGTGCACTACCGGGCTTTGAGGATAAGCTGTCAGAGAAGCCGGAGATTGTGCTCGCAATCAACAACTCCAACAGGTTTGAGTGCAGGATGAGCTACCTCAGGCACGAAAACAGGGGGAAGTGTATGTTCACGAAGGGCCTAGATAACAGGGTTGTTGTATATCCCGTTGCCCATGCGGAGGGAAAGGTTGTTTTCCCGAAGGGCATGGAGGGGATTTACATAGATAGGCTGGTTGAGAACGATCAGATCGTTTTCAGGTATGTTGACGAGAACGGAGACTATGCTGGCTATCCCTGGAATCCAAACGGAAGCATATACAATATTGCTGGGATCTGCAACGCAAAGGGAAATGTTCTCGGGCTGATGCCACATCCGGAGAGGGTTATGCACGAGTGGAGCTACCTTGACTGCGAGTGGAGTCCAGAAGGACATGGAGATGGATGGATAATCTTCAAGAACATGGTGGATTACATTGAAAAGTTATGATCTTTTCTCTTTTATTGTCCTTTGTGGCTAAGATTTGCAATGTTAGCTGCAAACATAACTGAAATCTGAAGTAGTTTCAGGAAAAAAACTTAAGTTTGGAATGTTAGAACCAGTATGGATCTATCAAACTTCATTCTTGTAACATTATTCGCTTTTCTCATCTCATCATTCACATCCCAGGCAGGAGTGTCGGGAGCGTTTCTCATACTTCCATTCCAGATCAGCGTCCTTGGATTCTCCAGTCCTGCTGTTAGCTCAACGAACTTCGTTTACAACATCGTCGCGATTCCAAGTGGGGTTTACAGATACATTAGAGAAGGGAGGTTTCTCAAACCACTGGCGTTAGTTATTGCTTTTGGCACCTTGCCTGGAATATTCATAGGGGCTTTGATAAGGGTGACATACCTTCCAGATCCGAAGAACTTCAAGCTTTTTGTAGGGGTTGTTCTGCTCTATCTTGGCCTAAGACTCCTCTACACAAAAAAGTCTGAAAGGAGAGAGGTGAGAGTAGCCAGAATAGTAAAAGTTAGTATTAGAGAAGTTGTCTATGAGTTCTCAAACAGAACATACAGCTTTTCTGTATTGAAGGTTTTCCTTATTGCCTTCCTGATCGGGATTGTTGGTGGGGCTTACGGTGTTGGTGGAGGGGCTATGATTGCTCCCATTCTTGTATCAGTCTTCGGCCTTCCCATATACACCACTGCTGGAGCTACGCTTTTCGCTACATTCATTTCCTCCATTGCTGGAGTCGCATACTACTCAATTCTCGGGTACTCTCCGAACTGGATTCAGGGGCTGTCGATAGGCATTGGTGGGTTTTTCGGGATGTATGTTGGAGCCGGAATGCAGAAGTTCATGCCCGAGAGAGTAATTAGAATTGGACTTTCAGTCCTGATCATTGTTTTAGCGATAAAATACATCCTCCAGTTTTTCCTATAGGTAAAGAAGTAAGCAAAAAAACAGGAAGAATTAAATTTTATTCTCAGCTAATTGTATCATGCCTTCAGCAAATCTAACAGATCCGCTGAAGCTAACTCAGGAACTCATCAAAATCGATTCAAGAAACCCTCCAGGATATACTACAGCAGTTGTGGAATTCCTCGAGAATATTTTCTCCGAGTACAAAACGAGGATTGTTGAGAAGGTTGAGGGAAAACCAAACCTAATCGTGGAGATTCAGAGAGGGGAGCCAGAGTTCATGC
This genomic window contains:
- a CDS encoding sulfite exporter TauE/SafE family protein; this encodes MDLSNFILVTLFAFLISSFTSQAGVSGAFLILPFQISVLGFSSPAVSSTNFVYNIVAIPSGVYRYIREGRFLKPLALVIAFGTLPGIFIGALIRVTYLPDPKNFKLFVGVVLLYLGLRLLYTKKSERREVRVARIVKVSIREVVYEFSNRTYSFSVLKVFLIAFLIGIVGGAYGVGGGAMIAPILVSVFGLPIYTTAGATLFATFISSIAGVAYYSILGYSPNWIQGLSIGIGGFFGMYVGAGMQKFMPERVIRIGLSVLIIVLAIKYILQFFL
- the purQ gene encoding phosphoribosylformylglycinamidine synthase subunit PurQ, which produces MEPRIAVLRIEGTNCEDETVKALKAAGAFAEAVHLKQFYSDMIKESEKRKITDYTGIVIPGGFSAGDYVRAGAIFSARMKSVLKRDLEEFINNDFPILGICNGFQVLVELGALPGFEDKLSEKPEIVLAINNSNRFECRMSYLRHENRGKCMFTKGLDNRVVVYPVAHAEGKVVFPKGMEGIYIDRLVENDQIVFRYVDENGDYAGYPWNPNGSIYNIAGICNAKGNVLGLMPHPERVMHEWSYLDCEWSPEGHGDGWIIFKNMVDYIEKL
- the purS gene encoding phosphoribosylformylglycinamidine synthase subunit PurS; this translates as MIADVYIELKEGVADPEGESTKKALKLLGFDNVKNVSTRKVFRIEIDAKSREEAEKEIKQMCEKLLANPVIQRYSINWIS
- the purL gene encoding phosphoribosylformylglycinamidine synthase subunit PurL, whose amino-acid sequence is MIEKVLKKVDVPFPLYQIDIINSDDEMLKAISDELGLSLSVDEMRRIKEYFIAKGRNPYDIELQALGQAWSEHCCYKSSKYYLKQFIFNIESEYVISAIKEDAGVVEFDEDHAYVVAFESHNHPSAIEPYGGAATGIGGILRDVVCMGAKPVALIDPLFFGKPDFPHSVLPKGTKHPLYLLSGVVAGIRDYGNRVGIPTVSGMIFFDNSYLTNCLVNVGCIGIAKKSNIVPSRAGGEDDIFILAGGLTGRDGIHGVTFASAELKETSEEESRGAVQLGNPIIKEPLIHACLEVIEKKLITGMKDLGGGGLSCAVGEMALAAGFGARVFLDRVPLKEPDMAPWEIWVSESQERMMITAKPEMVDEVLYVFEKWDVPATVVGEVKAEKTLEVYYKDFKVYDMDIEFVTSGPEYCRSYLPKKVEVKGEERINPPKDYLRVFKDMLQHPNVASREWVIRQYDHQVRASTILRPLQGRINRETHGDSAIIKPTESWRGLAITADVNPWMTKIDPFWGTASSFDEMIRNLIAVNSKPHSFVDCLNFGNPEKPERMGEFVESVKAMGWMARGINLPCVSGNVSFYNETPHSAVAPTPTLLGIGIIEDIRNAITSYFKRVGSSIVLVGETEAEFGGSVYSAVTGQKSYLVPRTSPERLKTYSDAMLESFKEFKVLACHDISGGGLAIAIAEMCFGKGLGAEIDLRGIAGDAHVKLFSESNTRWIVELPEEDAQGFIAFLMERGCRAFEIGCVSKDSISFNDSNIAFEMGVSEAEELWRNGLSRYVV